A genomic window from Candidatus Bathyarchaeota archaeon includes:
- a CDS encoding universal stress protein, with translation MSVFKNILVPIDGSKSSLRALDKAVQIAKKFDGKIMLINVYWISAFRLTPSQLVDFVVNIRKAGEEILAEGKKIVQTEGIPVESILKEGHIVEEILKTAKEGNYDLIVMGARGVSKIREILLGSVSYGVLSHSPCPVLIVK, from the coding sequence TTGTCAGTTTTTAAGAATATTTTGGTTCCAATAGACGGTTCTAAAAGTTCATTACGTGCATTAGATAAAGCAGTTCAAATCGCAAAAAAATTTGACGGAAAAATCATGTTAATCAACGTGTACTGGATTAGTGCCTTTCGGTTAACTCCGTCACAGTTGGTTGATTTTGTTGTGAATATCCGTAAAGCAGGAGAAGAAATTCTGGCAGAAGGCAAAAAAATAGTTCAAACTGAAGGAATTCCTGTTGAATCAATTCTAAAAGAGGGACACATTGTTGAAGAAATCCTCAAAACAGCCAAAGAAGGAAACTACGATTTGATAGTAATGGGAGCCAGAGGAGTAAGCAAAATCAGAGAAATCCTCCTGGGAAGCGTAAGTTATGGGGTTCTTTCACACTCTCCTTGTCCAGTATTAATAGTCAAGTAA
- a CDS encoding helix-turn-helix transcriptional regulator, translating to MNEKTQDLQSCPLDGVIDIISRKWSFLVINTIGNCEKIRFKEILTHLHKLSAKTLSETLKKLHREGLVKREAFSEIPPRVEYSLTEEGISLWKAIIPLLNWTIQRGTSCGQKELPKTCKLSEGQKKLVNDGYSSGGKKL from the coding sequence ATGAATGAAAAAACACAAGACCTGCAAAGTTGTCCCCTTGATGGGGTTATAGACATAATCAGCCGGAAATGGAGTTTTTTAGTTATCAACACCATCGGTAACTGTGAAAAAATAAGGTTTAAAGAAATCCTCACCCATTTGCACAAGCTGAGTGCAAAGACTCTCTCTGAGACCCTCAAGAAACTTCACAGGGAAGGCTTGGTTAAACGGGAAGCCTTTTCTGAGATTCCTCCAAGGGTCGAATATTCTCTCACAGAAGAAGGAATCAGTTTATGGAAAGCAATAATTCCCCTTCTAAACTGGACAATACAAAGAGGAACATCCTGCGGACAAAAAGAACTTCCAAAAACATGCAAATTATCCGAGGGTCAAAAAAAACTTGTGAATGACGGCTATTCTTCAGGAGGAAAAAAACTTTAG
- a CDS encoding cupin domain-containing protein gives MILEITKVNETESKPNPHGVDVRPIYAHENAQVIVLTLAPGESLRRHITPVDVFFYVLKGKGTVEIGDEKKEVEKDSIVHSPAKIVHCWYNTSDMPLRILVAKTPKPTESTIML, from the coding sequence ATGATTTTGGAAATAACAAAAGTAAACGAAACAGAAAGCAAACCAAATCCTCACGGAGTGGATGTTCGTCCAATTTATGCCCATGAAAATGCACAAGTAATAGTTTTAACGCTAGCACCTGGTGAGTCGTTACGGCGCCACATAACTCCAGTTGATGTTTTCTTTTATGTTCTTAAAGGCAAAGGAACCGTAGAAATTGGGGACGAAAAAAAAGAAGTAGAAAAAGACTCCATCGTTCACAGTCCAGCAAAGATAGTGCACTGTTGGTATAACACATCCGATATGCCTTTGCGAATTCTAGTCGCTAAAACTCCAAAACCAACAGAGTCAACAATTATGCTTTAG
- a CDS encoding nitrous oxide-stimulated promoter family protein, whose protein sequence is MTDQHPRITREKKTINKMVHMYCKGKHDPQKNELCTKCTEFLSYAYKRLDNCPFQEEKSTCGKCLVHCYQPVMKEKAKKIMRYSGPRLIYKSPILALHHVFDGRKKPLTLKELKEKKQKK, encoded by the coding sequence ATGACTGATCAACACCCGCGAATAACCCGCGAAAAGAAGACCATCAATAAAATGGTTCACATGTACTGCAAAGGAAAACATGACCCCCAAAAAAATGAATTGTGTACTAAATGCACAGAATTCTTGTCCTACGCTTACAAACGTCTAGATAACTGTCCTTTCCAAGAAGAAAAATCAACATGCGGAAAATGTCTAGTGCACTGCTACCAACCAGTAATGAAAGAAAAAGCAAAAAAGATTATGCGCTATTCCGGTCCGCGTCTGATTTACAAAAGCCCGATTTTGGCTTTGCATCACGTTTTTGATGGCCGCAAAAAACCATTAACATTAAAAGAATTAAAAGAGAAAAAACAGAAAAAATGA
- a CDS encoding Lrp/AsnC family transcriptional regulator, whose translation MARKSKKSKKVCLTNELIRDSSRSDRELAKIVGVCQPTVSRIKKSLLNEGIIEGVVAVPNFNKIGYELMALTFVKIKAVLASEEERKQNFEKVKKWMSKQDDVIFCASCRGLGFHSFFISLHKNYKAFDAFMKRHDVEIGHELLIDLENILVNLDDDQILKPFNFKYLGENAL comes from the coding sequence GTGGCTAGAAAATCAAAAAAATCTAAAAAAGTTTGTCTCACGAATGAACTAATTCGAGATTCTAGCAGAAGTGACCGTGAATTGGCAAAAATTGTAGGGGTTTGTCAACCTACTGTTTCTAGAATAAAAAAATCCCTGTTGAATGAAGGAATTATTGAAGGGGTTGTAGCTGTTCCTAACTTCAATAAAATTGGATATGAGTTGATGGCTTTGACCTTTGTTAAAATCAAAGCGGTTCTTGCTTCGGAGGAAGAAAGAAAACAAAATTTTGAAAAAGTAAAAAAATGGATGTCTAAGCAAGATGACGTAATTTTTTGCGCATCATGCAGGGGTCTAGGTTTTCACTCATTTTTTATTTCTCTTCACAAAAATTATAAAGCCTTTGATGCTTTCATGAAAAGACATGACGTGGAAATAGGTCACGAACTTTTAATTGATCTAGAAAATATTCTGGTTAATCTTGATGATGACCAAATATTAAAGCCCTTCAATTTTAAGTATTTAGGAGAAAACGCTCTATAA